ATGTAGAAGGAAGTAATCAGTTTGCAGGAATTAATTTGTAATTTGTTGCTTCAGTACTTCTAGATAATCCTCCTGCCTCATGAAGTGCACCACTCCCTGTTCCAGCAAAATAACCCGACaatatgatgctgccacccccatACTTCAAagttgggatggtgttcttcagattaaaagcctcaccctttttcctccacacacagagcagatcATTATGGCCAAACAGTCCAAAATGTGTTTCATCTTCTGGTGATCTGCTCTTTTATGCCGGTCTTGGTCTTGGAGCGTCGACTTATTCTTTGCACGACAGCATTTCAGGCCATGGCCATTTATGACTCTCTAAATGGTGCACAGAAAAAAAGCTCAAAAAATtcgataaatcaatttctttcaTCCAAATACACTTAAGtctaacaaaaatttaactcaaacgtGTTATagttaagtgtatttggcttaaataaattgatttatcaacttagaggtaattagtttccttaatttttttaagttaaatgaacttacccggttttacagtgtggatATTTGTACTTTAGTACCTGACGCCTCCAACCTTTTCCCTCACTATTTTCTTTGTTGCTAACTTTGGTTTCAGTTAAACCTTTTGGGCCAAAGTTCAAAGATCTATAGATGCTCAGAATATGTGTGAAGAATGCTCTGTGAGTGTATTTATGATGTAAATGTGTTTGGTGTGTAGTGTAAGAAACCTGATCAGAAGATAAAGCCCTACCTCAAACCTCACCTGCCCAAACGCTTCCACTATGCACACAGCAGACGCATTGAGGACGATAACGTGCTTGTCGACTCACTCTGGCTATTCGAGAGGTACAATGAGCCTACGTTCACAGCCCGTATGTGTGAGAATGTATACATAATGTAATGCTTCTTATCTGCAGCTATCCCGGTTCTCTCAGTTTTTGCTCTCGTGGTTTCTTTCAGCCTCATATTTTAATCCACCAGCTGAACAAGCATATATTTACTGAAGCTGTAGGAGCTGAAACCACCTTCCTCTGCACATTTTAGgaacaggaaaaaagaaagcaaaagagaTTTAGGGCCAAACCCAAGCTCATCTCTGGCATGGGGAAATGTAATAGCACtgttatatttatacacaaatacaGTAATGCAGTCCCAGATGTTACCCCAGAGACGTGTGTGTGGTCGGGACAGGAGGCTTTGCCTGCATGGTACCGGTCTCATCCATGGCTTAAGTATAAAACAAATTCAACgccaaaataaaaatcaaagcCAATGGTGAAAAGAGAACTAGCTCGCTAATATTCGCAGAGAAACTTGGCTAAAAGACTGGCGAAAAGAAGTAAAAGCACTGACCACAAACAATGTACTGTGAGTAGAGTAAAAGTACCTgtcgtaaaataaataaataaataaataaataaataagaggaaaaGAGCAGATTGCAtatcaaagtagtgtgtgtttttaattgtGAGGGCTCATTGCCTTTATAACACCATGGCTGTTTGTCAGGAACAATGAACATGGGGGATCCTGCAACAGTGTTCATCTTGACTTCCAATTTTTACAATACAGCTGCCCTTTAAGCATACGtaacatttaataatacatACTAAATAAACTCTTGTTAATaaactatatatgtatatggtATATACATAGCTAGCTTATCTGGTTGGGGTAAAACCTAAGCTTACCTGTATTTATACAGTCTGATTGGCCAGGGAGAATAAACAGTCCAATCAATATCAGAGGAGTCAAAAGAAGTGGGAAACAATGAACAACGTTCTAAAATCTGGAGAAGGAAATAACAAGCACACTTGACGGGAAAATGGTGGAACAAAAGtactcacatatacatataagtaaaaaataaaataaaataaatttttttttttttaaaaagagctcTTCAGTAGCTTTCAAATATCACCAGCCCTGTGACTGATGGTGCCCGAAAAAGACCCTGTGGAAATCTGGAATTTTAGAATATATTTTTCCTTCGCTTTGTATTTCTATATCAATATGCTACAAGATTATCCTATTCAAATCAATGTGATGAATGAGTTAGGTCAAAAGTCatctaaaaataatcaaaaagtGGTTAGATTACATTACCTATAATAGACCACATTACTAACTACTATTTTCATCATGTGATTTGTACGTAATCTACCCAGCACTGGTAATGTTGCAGAAAGTCTCCTCTGTGCTTTTGTGGTTATTCATGGGCTGCTGAAAGTGATCTTGTTAAAACTTTTCTACTTTTCAGTTTCCTTTTGATGTTCGATAGATGAGGAGAATAATACCGCCTACAGTGGTGTACCCAGTTTTTGAAAATAAGGTATTACGCGAGGCCGTTTCAAGGCAAACTGTAGGCGGTTGCTCAAGGACTCCTTTAGCTGAGGAGACGCCAACAAAGGAGACATAAAAGGgcaaaaaaaatactgttttgttGCCAGAGTTTGAAGCACTACATAGCAAGTAAACTGTTCATGAGCAGAATTTTAATGTCATGTCTGCAAAGTCTGCACACATttatatgtgtaaatattattGCAATTCGACAAAGGATACgtgattaaaattttattagGCACAGAACGGTTGATCAAGAATAATACTtcacagagtgtgtgtttggtgagTAATGATTCTGATTTCATAGCGCAGTGTGTGCTGGGCCGAAAGCGCTTTGTGAAAGATATGAGGTGGAAATTATCCATTAACACGCCACCGTTTGATCATCGACATAAGCTTTTTCTTGGACTGTAATCATGAAAAGTAATCATTTCTTTTCAGGCAGACAGAAGGAATCCACCTTACTGTTTTGGTCCACACAATTCTTACATTCCATCGTATTATTACTAGTACACCGATAAAGAGGCACTTTCGCATAAATCTTTCGGATATATATTTCCATGTCCTTCTTAGAGTCCTTCTCATAGATCTtttcaaagacaaaaacattCATTGCCTCTTTTTGTTCGTTTATCCAGTTTGAAAGACCCGGCAAAATATTGTCTGTACTCTGAATGCACTGTTTCACACAAGGAGAGTTGTAAGTATAGAAAACTACACAGCTATCCTTATCTGCCTTTTTTAGAAGTTTGTCCATAGGAGAATTACCTACAGGATAGAGCAGTCTAT
The genomic region above belongs to Ictalurus punctatus breed USDA103 chromosome 14, Coco_2.0, whole genome shotgun sequence and contains:
- the LOC108275351 gene encoding uncharacterized protein LOC108275351, which encodes MASPKGLIIVCLLHLCIQSIQGNVNTAALAKMIQYFDDNVQPNTKPDAQYAIAIRVLRAQCTNESFDIETEFSRGNATNVRDVLNRGEMCVLCTPSENVIAARPTRKRPKEHAEHRLLYPVGNSPMDKLLKKADKDSCVVFYTYNSPCVKQCIQSTDNILPGLSNWINEQKEAMNVFVFEKIYEKDSKKDMEIYIRKIYAKVPLYRCTSNNTMECKNCVDQNSKVDSFCLPEKK